A window of the Jeotgalibacillus aurantiacus genome harbors these coding sequences:
- a CDS encoding NUDIX domain-containing protein: MATEKVLSYILRNKNNDWQLLVFSQTGAPEAGIQIPGGTVESSDENLTSTMMREIEEETGLNQNLHLLEKILFEYYDHPIKHEFQKRHFFLVLLEDEGLDRWRHIVKSTGQDQGMEFNYFWLDLESDIVLAGDQHVGVGHVRDYVKYQLKK; this comes from the coding sequence ATGGCAACAGAGAAAGTACTGAGTTATATCTTGAGAAATAAAAACAACGACTGGCAATTACTCGTTTTTAGTCAGACGGGTGCTCCGGAAGCGGGTATACAAATCCCCGGCGGAACGGTTGAGTCTTCTGATGAAAACTTAACGTCTACCATGATGAGAGAAATTGAAGAAGAAACTGGTTTAAATCAAAACCTTCATCTTCTCGAAAAAATATTATTTGAATATTATGATCATCCGATCAAACATGAGTTTCAAAAGAGGCATTTCTTTTTAGTCCTTCTTGAAGATGAAGGACTGGATCGCTGGCGACATATCGTGAAATCAACCGGTCAGGATCAAGGGATGGAATTCAACTATTTTTGGCTGGACCTTGAAAGTGACATTGTGTTAGCTGGAGATCAGCACGTTGGTGTTGGACATGTGAGGGATTACGTGAAGTACCAGTTAAAGAAATGA
- a CDS encoding SDR family NAD(P)-dependent oxidoreductase yields the protein MNRTALITGASSGIGLEFSKIMAREGFDLVLVARRQDLLENLKRELEAAHPIKATVIVMDLSVHKNAEKLYDTVASSGTHIDVLVNNAGFGDYGDFIETDPQKNHDMIQVNIMALTALTRLFSPAMVARKQGGIINLASIVSFQPGPLMAVYYASKAYVLSFTEALATELKNSGVKVTALCPGPTETGFSEVTGLEKSVLFQRFQPVPASKVAEFGYQAWKKGKIVAIYGLPNKSLVFGERFLPRNVTSNLMKWMQKKAM from the coding sequence ATGAACAGGACGGCACTTATTACAGGCGCATCAAGCGGAATTGGACTTGAATTTTCAAAGATCATGGCGAGAGAAGGATTCGATCTTGTACTGGTAGCCAGACGGCAGGATTTACTGGAAAACCTTAAGCGTGAACTCGAGGCAGCCCACCCGATTAAAGCGACAGTTATTGTGATGGATTTATCGGTGCACAAAAATGCTGAAAAGCTTTATGATACGGTTGCTTCAAGCGGTACACATATTGATGTTCTCGTTAATAACGCCGGCTTTGGAGATTACGGGGATTTTATCGAAACGGACCCGCAAAAAAATCACGATATGATTCAGGTCAACATTATGGCGTTAACTGCTTTAACTCGCCTTTTCAGCCCGGCTATGGTCGCGAGAAAACAAGGCGGCATTATCAACCTCGCCTCGATCGTTTCATTTCAGCCTGGACCATTAATGGCCGTCTATTACGCTTCAAAAGCATATGTTCTTTCATTTACAGAAGCGCTCGCAACCGAACTGAAGAACAGCGGCGTCAAAGTAACCGCCCTATGCCCCGGCCCGACCGAAACCGGTTTTTCAGAGGTAACGGGACTTGAAAAATCCGTCCTGTTCCAACGCTTTCAACCAGTCCCTGCATCAAAAGTTGCCGAATTCGGTTATCAGGCATGGAAAAAAGGCAAAATCGTCGCCATCTACGGCCTACCCAACAAATCACTCGTATTCGGTGAAAGATTTCTCCCACGAAACGTCACCAGCAACCTGATGAAATGGATGCAGAAGAAAGCCATGTGA
- a CDS encoding TetR/AcrR family transcriptional regulator: MTSNTYHHGDLRKDLIENGLVLLNKEGIDGFSLRKVAALCGVSHTAPYRHFKNKEELIHEIAQEVWRSFSSALADAVNAYPENPKLQIIEMGKRYVQFLVEKPEYLSFIFMSDSAIPIQVSKTGIHSQVDAFNVFSESAKNYFDEASIDPAAHKEKTLLMWSMVHGMALLVAKKNLIYQGDYMELVENMLVQYLD, encoded by the coding sequence ATGACGAGCAACACGTATCATCATGGAGATTTAAGAAAAGATCTTATTGAAAATGGACTGGTCCTGCTGAATAAAGAGGGAATTGACGGTTTTTCTCTCCGAAAAGTAGCCGCCTTGTGCGGGGTCAGTCATACTGCACCGTATCGACATTTTAAAAATAAGGAAGAACTGATACATGAAATTGCACAAGAGGTATGGAGGTCATTTTCTTCAGCGCTTGCTGACGCCGTAAATGCCTATCCGGAGAACCCGAAGCTTCAAATCATTGAAATGGGTAAGAGATACGTGCAATTTTTAGTGGAGAAGCCTGAATACCTTTCGTTTATCTTTATGTCTGACAGTGCCATCCCGATACAGGTGAGTAAAACAGGAATCCATAGCCAGGTCGATGCCTTTAACGTTTTTAGCGAAAGTGCCAAAAACTACTTCGATGAAGCTTCCATTGATCCTGCCGCTCATAAAGAAAAAACACTCCTCATGTGGAGCATGGTCCACGGCATGGCCCTGCTCGTTGCTAAGAAAAACCTCATCTATCAAGGGGACTATATGGAGCTCGTTGAAAATATGCTTGTGCAGTATCTTGACTGA
- a CDS encoding FadR/GntR family transcriptional regulator, which translates to METTPKYKQVVERLSHEYLNGEKAIGYKLPPERELARHLRVSRTGVREALHYLREIGVIHSRQGGGHYLRVARLEDAAGNQAMLNAKADPTLTAEMLEVRRALECEAAYLASLRATPEDLEELNEYLEQMKHAKTEEQGAKADTGFHLTVLRSAKNRLLLKAADEIVSQMENNIENTRRQRFSSDASRYQTTHAEHEDIFKAIREKRADDAKQLMLEHLNRAYEEIQEP; encoded by the coding sequence ATGGAAACTACACCAAAATATAAACAAGTCGTTGAACGCCTGTCACATGAATATCTAAACGGGGAAAAAGCCATCGGATATAAGCTGCCACCGGAACGTGAGCTTGCCAGGCATCTTAGGGTCAGCCGCACAGGTGTCCGGGAAGCTTTGCATTATTTGAGGGAAATTGGTGTTATTCATTCGAGGCAGGGCGGAGGCCATTATTTGCGAGTGGCACGACTTGAGGATGCTGCAGGGAATCAGGCGATGCTGAATGCGAAAGCAGATCCGACTCTAACAGCAGAAATGCTTGAGGTTCGAAGAGCACTTGAATGCGAAGCGGCATACCTTGCTTCGCTGCGCGCCACACCCGAGGACCTTGAAGAACTTAACGAATACTTGGAGCAGATGAAGCACGCAAAAACAGAAGAACAAGGAGCCAAAGCAGACACAGGCTTTCACCTGACCGTCCTGCGCAGCGCAAAAAATCGTTTATTGCTTAAGGCTGCAGATGAAATCGTGTCCCAGATGGAAAACAACATTGAAAACACACGCCGCCAACGCTTCAGCTCAGACGCCTCCCGCTATCAAACCACCCACGCAGAACACGAAGACATCTTCAAAGCCATCCGGGAAAAACGCGCAGATGATGCCAAACAGCTGATGCTTGAGCATTTGAACCGGGCTTATGAGGAAATTCAAGAACCGTAG
- a CDS encoding FAD-binding oxidoreductase, producing MSVSAFVESLHQFLEKDQISENETVREQHSTGESYHKGQLTQVVVFPRSTDDTSRILASASKYDIPVVPFGLGTSLEGHVVPVRECVTIDFSEMNAVLDVSPDDLLVTVQPGVTRSQLNRELKKHGLFFSVDPGADATLGGMAATNASGTTSVRYGIMRDQVRDLEVVLASGEVIHTGSKAAKSSAGLHLNGLFVGSEGILGCITELTLKVYGIPEYEMAGRATFPSVENAVQAVVSLLQSGIPIARVELLDEISLKQLNHHQKTSYPEIPILFMEFHGNEAGLAQDVEFMKEIVDMYNCDAIEFVSSQAERNRLWEERHNLAYSFIHGFPGRKMMVTDVCVPISALAGAVRYAQEKLQEFDLIGGVTGHVGDGNFHVILMIDMEDQDEVSRANTFNESLVTYGLARNGTSTGEHGVGYGKQKYMEQEFGAALGVMQQIKSALDPKGILNPGKLLPSKGEVVHESIIKSK from the coding sequence ATGTCAGTTTCGGCATTTGTAGAGAGTTTACATCAGTTTTTAGAAAAAGACCAGATCTCTGAAAATGAGACTGTGCGCGAGCAGCATTCTACCGGTGAGTCCTATCATAAAGGTCAGCTCACTCAGGTGGTCGTTTTTCCACGTTCGACGGATGACACATCACGCATTTTAGCATCGGCGTCCAAATATGACATTCCGGTTGTACCGTTTGGTCTCGGAACAAGCCTTGAAGGTCATGTGGTGCCGGTCCGGGAGTGTGTCACGATTGATTTTAGCGAAATGAATGCTGTGCTCGACGTGTCACCGGACGATCTTTTAGTGACAGTCCAGCCTGGAGTGACGCGCAGTCAGCTGAACCGGGAGCTGAAGAAGCACGGATTATTCTTCTCCGTAGATCCGGGAGCGGACGCCACGCTTGGCGGCATGGCTGCCACAAACGCCAGTGGAACGACTTCTGTGCGTTACGGCATTATGCGGGATCAGGTTCGCGACCTTGAAGTCGTACTGGCGAGTGGTGAGGTCATTCACACTGGTTCGAAGGCAGCTAAATCCTCAGCCGGTCTTCATTTAAACGGACTTTTTGTTGGATCAGAAGGGATACTTGGATGTATCACGGAGCTTACGCTAAAGGTGTACGGCATTCCTGAGTATGAAATGGCTGGACGGGCGACCTTCCCGTCCGTTGAAAATGCAGTACAGGCAGTGGTCAGCTTACTTCAGTCGGGTATTCCGATTGCCAGAGTGGAGCTGCTGGATGAAATCTCGCTCAAGCAGCTCAATCATCATCAGAAAACGAGCTATCCTGAGATCCCTATATTGTTTATGGAGTTTCACGGCAATGAAGCGGGACTTGCTCAGGATGTTGAGTTTATGAAGGAAATCGTTGATATGTACAACTGCGATGCCATTGAATTCGTATCAAGTCAGGCTGAGCGCAACCGTTTATGGGAAGAGCGTCATAACCTTGCGTACTCTTTTATCCACGGCTTTCCTGGCCGCAAAATGATGGTCACAGACGTATGCGTGCCGATTTCTGCACTCGCAGGAGCCGTGCGTTATGCGCAGGAAAAGCTTCAGGAATTTGACCTGATCGGGGGCGTCACGGGTCACGTGGGAGACGGGAACTTTCACGTTATCCTGATGATTGATATGGAAGATCAGGACGAAGTGTCACGCGCTAATACATTCAATGAAAGTCTTGTTACATATGGCCTTGCGCGAAATGGGACCTCAACTGGGGAGCATGGCGTCGGTTACGGCAAGCAAAAATATATGGAGCAGGAGTTCGGTGCAGCGCTTGGTGTGATGCAGCAAATCAAATCGGCGCTTGATCCGAAAGGCATTTTAAATCCGGGTAAGCTGTTGCCGTCAAAAGGAGAGGTTGTTCATGAATCTATTATCAAAAGTAAGTGA
- a CDS encoding bile acid:sodium symporter family protein yields MNLLSKVSEFAAKYFAVLVVSVALIAFFVPELFTGFGGYITILLGIVMFGMGLTLKPVDFKIVAKRPIPVVIGVLAQFVVMPLVAFAIAFALNLPPELAAGLVLLGSVPGGTASNVMVYLAKGNLALSVAMTSLSTLLAPIATPLLLLLLVGQWMPVDAAAMFMSIFQVIIIPIVLGFIIQRVAPKAVDASLSVIPLISVAAILIIVGAVTGANGANVVTAGWIVFVAVLLHNGFGLLLGYLVALGLGLKEDDRRAISLEVGMQNSGLGVALAAAHFSPLAALPSAWAAIWHNITGPLLASIWSKKPVVEKEEEKGKGMESAVVNR; encoded by the coding sequence ATGAATCTATTATCAAAAGTAAGTGAATTCGCAGCTAAGTACTTTGCTGTGCTGGTCGTATCCGTTGCGCTCATCGCCTTTTTTGTACCGGAGCTTTTCACTGGATTTGGCGGTTACATCACGATTCTTCTCGGGATCGTCATGTTTGGGATGGGGCTCACGTTAAAGCCGGTCGATTTTAAAATTGTGGCAAAGCGTCCGATTCCAGTTGTCATAGGCGTGCTGGCGCAGTTTGTTGTTATGCCACTTGTTGCCTTTGCGATTGCATTTGCGCTGAATTTGCCTCCTGAACTGGCAGCCGGACTCGTTCTTTTAGGATCCGTGCCAGGCGGAACAGCTTCCAATGTTATGGTGTATCTCGCGAAAGGAAACCTGGCACTATCCGTTGCGATGACGAGTTTATCAACACTGCTTGCACCTATCGCGACACCGCTACTGCTGCTTCTGCTAGTCGGACAGTGGATGCCGGTTGATGCAGCTGCAATGTTTATGTCCATTTTCCAAGTGATCATTATCCCAATTGTGCTCGGCTTCATCATCCAGCGGGTCGCGCCAAAAGCAGTGGATGCCAGTCTTTCTGTCATTCCGCTGATCTCTGTGGCGGCCATCCTGATCATCGTTGGTGCCGTGACAGGCGCTAACGGAGCAAATGTAGTGACAGCCGGCTGGATCGTCTTTGTCGCAGTCCTTCTCCATAACGGCTTTGGCCTGCTGCTCGGCTACCTCGTTGCACTGGGCCTTGGTCTAAAAGAGGACGACCGACGCGCCATCTCACTTGAAGTCGGCATGCAAAACTCCGGCCTCGGCGTCGCACTCGCCGCAGCCCACTTCAGCCCGCTAGCCGCACTTCCAAGCGCCTGGGCCGCCATCTGGCACAACATCACAGGCCCACTCCTTGCCAGCATCTGGTCTAAAAAGCCGGTGGTGGAAAAGGAAGAGGAGAAGGGGAAGGGAATGGAGAGCGCTGTTGTGAATCGGTAG
- a CDS encoding sigma-70 family RNA polymerase sigma factor yields the protein MNLAEKGCVSDSHMEEVMDGYGEYLIRLAFLYVKDWSAAEDMVQEVFITYYQKSSQFENRSSLKTYLAKITVNKCHDHLRSWKNKRSMLSVSMKHLLSAEKSPEKSFEHREKENELALSVLALPVKYREVIILYYYQELSVTEMSGVLSCSDNTIKTRLRRAKKILRTKLDVETWEGLLDE from the coding sequence ATGAATTTGGCCGAAAAAGGGTGCGTGAGTGATTCGCATATGGAAGAGGTGATGGATGGCTACGGCGAGTATTTGATCCGCTTGGCTTTTCTGTATGTGAAGGATTGGTCTGCAGCTGAGGATATGGTGCAGGAAGTGTTTATTACTTATTATCAAAAATCCAGTCAGTTTGAAAACCGTTCTTCTCTGAAAACGTATCTGGCCAAAATCACCGTCAATAAATGTCACGACCATTTACGTAGCTGGAAAAATAAGCGCTCGATGCTGTCTGTTTCGATGAAGCATCTCTTGTCTGCTGAAAAGTCTCCGGAGAAATCATTTGAACATCGTGAGAAGGAAAATGAACTCGCGCTAAGTGTGCTGGCGCTTCCGGTTAAATACAGAGAAGTCATCATTCTTTATTATTATCAGGAGTTATCCGTTACCGAAATGAGTGGTGTGCTGAGTTGTTCTGACAATACGATTAAAACCAGGCTGAGGCGAGCGAAAAAGATCCTTAGAACGAAATTAGATGTGGAGACATGGGAGGGACTGCTGGATGAATAG
- a CDS encoding S26 family signal peptidase — protein sequence MNRLKREIDHHIGKRPRFTNELKQQILIDMKKSDPSPAFFKRNLATFKYAAILSILLVFTATFLYTVVTENHQELTSSSEEASVIKDEDTSPEIETYSTYEEPLELLDYGSDSMDRGNHDYTVYPLVIDPSAIEAGDISRGDVVAYEYDFFDGKQITVSRVIGLPGETVEIKEGQIYINDQKLDTFYGKVHRLGFGSIEEYNEALKESGAVVNLDAMKDIYTQSIDKIQLGENELFLAGDDWFRGVQHTQEVSELYGKVLGYYK from the coding sequence ATGAATAGACTGAAGCGCGAGATCGACCACCATATTGGCAAGCGTCCCCGGTTTACAAATGAATTGAAGCAACAGATCCTGATTGACATGAAGAAGTCTGATCCATCGCCTGCTTTCTTTAAAAGAAACCTTGCGACTTTTAAATATGCGGCTATTTTATCGATACTTTTAGTGTTCACCGCCACTTTCCTGTACACGGTTGTAACGGAAAATCATCAGGAGCTAACCTCTTCATCTGAGGAAGCTTCGGTCATAAAGGATGAGGACACTTCACCTGAAATTGAAACGTATTCAACGTACGAAGAGCCCCTGGAGTTACTGGATTATGGGAGTGATTCCATGGATAGAGGGAACCATGATTATACAGTCTATCCGCTCGTTATTGACCCTTCGGCTATTGAAGCAGGAGATATTTCAAGAGGTGACGTTGTGGCTTATGAATATGACTTTTTTGACGGCAAGCAGATAACCGTTTCAAGAGTGATCGGTCTACCAGGCGAAACAGTAGAAATAAAAGAAGGCCAAATCTACATCAATGACCAAAAACTCGACACCTTCTACGGGAAAGTTCATAGATTGGGATTCGGTTCGATTGAGGAATACAACGAGGCTTTAAAAGAAAGTGGAGCCGTTGTAAACCTGGACGCAATGAAGGATATCTATACTCAATCAATCGATAAAATCCAGCTCGGAGAAAACGAATTATTCCTCGCAGGAGACGACTGGTTCAGAGGCGTGCAGCACACGCAAGAAGTTTCTGAGCTGTATGGGAAAGTGTTGGGGTATTACAAATAG
- a CDS encoding PhzF family phenazine biosynthesis protein, giving the protein MIKVKVEHIEAFSSIPEKGNPAGVVLNGEDYTSEQMLEIAKKAGFNETAFILPSQRADIRLRYFTPGVEMNLCGHATLGAVYCLHMKGLLEQPTITIETNAGILPISLREENGQIFITMQQAQSKFHPFGGSKADVAKAIGLKEEELDDDLPIIYGNTGNWTLIVPIKRLESFKRMEPDTERFPDVLNEIPSASVHPICLEVRDADNHMHARHFSAPASGTIEDAVTGTASAVMGAYYHQFIHPSLPLPATLKVEQGHEINKDGQVFVHLKQFNDGIEVSISGTAVYVKTIEIA; this is encoded by the coding sequence TTGATAAAAGTGAAAGTGGAACACATTGAGGCCTTCAGTTCGATTCCGGAAAAAGGGAATCCAGCGGGTGTTGTGCTGAATGGGGAGGATTATACATCAGAACAGATGCTTGAAATCGCGAAAAAAGCAGGGTTTAATGAAACTGCGTTTATACTTCCGTCACAAAGAGCTGATATCAGACTTCGTTATTTTACGCCTGGGGTTGAGATGAATTTATGCGGACATGCGACACTTGGTGCTGTTTACTGCTTACATATGAAGGGGCTGCTAGAGCAACCGACGATAACAATAGAAACCAATGCAGGGATTTTGCCCATAAGCCTTCGTGAAGAAAACGGTCAGATATTCATCACAATGCAACAGGCACAGTCGAAATTTCATCCCTTTGGTGGATCAAAAGCTGACGTAGCAAAGGCAATCGGCCTGAAGGAAGAAGAACTGGACGATGATCTGCCGATTATATACGGAAATACAGGAAACTGGACATTAATCGTTCCGATCAAAAGATTAGAAAGCTTTAAGCGAATGGAGCCCGATACAGAGCGCTTTCCGGATGTGTTGAATGAAATACCAAGTGCTTCAGTGCATCCCATTTGTCTTGAGGTGAGAGATGCTGACAATCACATGCACGCACGCCACTTTTCTGCACCGGCTTCAGGAACCATTGAAGACGCCGTAACAGGGACTGCATCTGCAGTCATGGGCGCATACTATCACCAATTTATTCATCCATCGTTACCTTTGCCGGCTACATTAAAAGTGGAACAAGGGCATGAAATCAACAAAGACGGACAAGTTTTTGTGCATTTGAAACAATTTAATGATGGTATTGAAGTATCAATATCCGGAACAGCTGTTTATGTTAAGACGATTGAAATAGCGTAG
- a CDS encoding LysE/ArgO family amino acid transporter, with protein MILPLGPQNIFIFNQGAAHRKFVMALPVVVTAALCDTLLILISVSGVSLVVIAIPQLQIILYSLGFIFLMYIGWTIWHSDAGDSDQKQAVPVQKQILFALSISLLNPHAILDTVGVIGINAVQYTERTELIAFALACILVSWIAFTLLAIIGRIVKTIDKEGKGLKIINKISAVSMWGIAGFILIEVFRML; from the coding sequence TTGATTTTGCCGCTCGGTCCACAGAACATTTTTATTTTCAATCAGGGTGCAGCCCACAGGAAATTTGTGATGGCACTTCCTGTTGTCGTGACGGCCGCACTGTGTGACACGTTGCTGATTCTTATTTCCGTGTCAGGGGTTTCACTCGTTGTAATCGCTATCCCCCAGCTTCAAATCATTTTGTATAGTCTTGGCTTCATTTTTCTTATGTATATAGGATGGACGATCTGGCATTCAGATGCAGGGGATTCCGATCAGAAACAAGCCGTTCCGGTACAAAAGCAAATCCTGTTTGCTTTATCCATTTCCCTGCTCAATCCACACGCCATTTTAGACACGGTCGGGGTAATCGGCATTAACGCCGTTCAATACACAGAACGAACAGAACTCATTGCATTCGCTCTCGCATGCATTCTCGTTTCGTGGATCGCCTTCACACTACTCGCCATTATAGGCCGAATCGTCAAAACGATTGATAAAGAAGGAAAAGGGCTGAAAATCATCAACAAAATTTCAGCTGTCTCTATGTGGGGCATTGCCGGGTTTATATTGATTGAGGTTTTTCGAATGCTATGA
- a CDS encoding aminotransferase-like domain-containing protein has translation MGWTPDRASGTPLFKQIQDWIIGQIRQGVWPSGTRLPTQRKLAEQLRVNRSTIVQVLDELKAEGLLTSKAGSGVYVSSTGWEDFLQNTSPDWRSRISQSDYQSNIQTIQLINEHEKNPDLIRLGTGELSPELIPSDQIQHLMSEIKLVSRDLGYSEPKGSLKLRHVLVKHLKKLGIVSSEENILIVSGGLQALQLVSIGLIGAQANIYVGGSSYLHSLPSIPTENIHWQSENSAPDAKNHSFFYTIPTLNNPTGTILSVEERQRILDQCKSLRLPIIEDGVYQELTFEEAPQSLKSLDPDGQVLHIGSLSKMLSPGLRVGWITGPQVVIDHLADLKMQLDYGSSAISQEIAAQWLESNQYHQHLVQLRRSLKERAAYAEEILTQHFMDIAEWNSPKGGFYIWLKLNKPVVTKTLFQRMIKRNVLINPGYIYDPGNYYHLRISYAYSGYEQIEKGLLVLEEEIRKLM, from the coding sequence ATGGGATGGACACCGGATCGTGCATCAGGCACACCGCTATTTAAGCAAATACAAGACTGGATCATAGGCCAGATCAGGCAGGGTGTTTGGCCTTCGGGAACCAGACTACCCACTCAGAGAAAGTTAGCTGAACAATTAAGGGTGAATAGGAGCACAATTGTACAGGTGCTGGATGAGCTGAAAGCAGAAGGGTTATTAACTTCAAAAGCTGGAAGTGGGGTGTATGTAAGTTCAACCGGGTGGGAGGATTTTTTGCAAAATACGTCACCAGACTGGCGTTCCCGAATCAGTCAAAGTGATTATCAATCGAACATTCAAACGATCCAGTTGATCAATGAACATGAAAAAAATCCTGACCTTATTCGGTTAGGAACAGGGGAGTTGTCTCCGGAACTTATACCGTCTGATCAAATACAGCATTTGATGAGTGAAATCAAACTCGTAAGCAGGGACCTTGGTTATTCCGAACCTAAGGGATCTTTAAAGTTGAGGCATGTTTTAGTAAAGCATTTGAAGAAGCTTGGCATTGTGTCCTCGGAGGAAAACATTCTCATCGTATCAGGTGGCTTGCAGGCTTTACAACTCGTTTCGATTGGTTTGATTGGTGCGCAGGCTAATATCTATGTTGGTGGTTCATCGTACTTACATTCACTGCCTTCGATCCCGACTGAGAATATCCATTGGCAATCAGAAAATAGTGCTCCGGATGCGAAAAACCATTCGTTTTTTTACACAATTCCAACGTTAAATAATCCAACTGGGACGATTTTGTCCGTTGAGGAACGACAGCGTATTTTAGATCAGTGTAAATCACTTCGACTTCCGATTATTGAAGATGGCGTCTATCAGGAACTGACCTTTGAAGAAGCGCCACAATCTCTGAAGTCGCTGGATCCCGACGGACAAGTGCTGCATATTGGCAGCCTATCTAAAATGTTAAGCCCTGGGCTGCGTGTTGGTTGGATCACGGGTCCTCAAGTTGTCATTGATCATTTAGCGGATCTGAAAATGCAGCTTGATTACGGTAGTAGTGCGATCTCTCAGGAAATCGCTGCTCAGTGGCTGGAATCTAATCAATATCATCAGCATCTCGTTCAGCTTCGCCGGTCTTTGAAAGAAAGAGCAGCATATGCAGAGGAAATTCTGACTCAGCACTTCATGGACATCGCTGAGTGGAACTCACCAAAGGGTGGATTCTACATCTGGTTGAAATTGAACAAACCTGTCGTCACAAAAACGCTCTTTCAAAGAATGATCAAACGCAACGTCCTGATCAATCCAGGGTATATTTACGATCCGGGCAATTACTACCACCTGAGAATTTCATATGCGTATAGTGGTTACGAACAAATTGAAAAGGGGCTGCTAGTGTTGGAGGAGGAGATTAGAAAATTAATGTAG
- a CDS encoding putative bacteriocin export ABC transporter, with product MSAVIELSGVTKRYGKEEALSNISLSINQGEMVAIVGKSGRGKTTLLNIMGLITKHSAGDILLWSQKNPSLHSKTTMLLRREKIGYLFQNYGLVEEESVQWNLNLALEYKKLNKKQRGEKISALLEEFNLSHLKDKKVYQLSGGEQQRIAIIRLILQESDLILADEPTASLDVENEKVIMDYLKRLNDQGKTIVVVTHNQDILSYFTRVIDLSKT from the coding sequence ATGTCAGCTGTAATAGAATTAAGTGGTGTCACGAAACGCTATGGTAAAGAAGAGGCTCTTTCGAATATCAGTCTTTCGATCAATCAGGGAGAAATGGTTGCCATTGTCGGAAAAAGCGGAAGGGGAAAGACCACTTTACTGAATATCATGGGTTTGATTACAAAACATTCAGCAGGTGATATTTTATTATGGAGCCAGAAGAATCCTTCTCTGCATTCTAAAACAACCATGCTGCTGAGAAGAGAAAAGATTGGTTATTTGTTTCAAAACTACGGGCTCGTTGAAGAGGAAAGTGTGCAATGGAACCTGAACCTGGCTTTGGAATATAAAAAACTTAATAAAAAGCAGCGCGGGGAAAAAATCAGTGCACTTTTGGAGGAGTTTAATCTTTCACATTTAAAAGATAAAAAAGTTTATCAGCTGAGTGGAGGAGAACAACAGCGTATCGCAATCATCCGCCTGATCTTACAGGAAAGCGACCTTATTTTGGCAGATGAACCGACGGCCAGTCTAGATGTTGAAAATGAAAAAGTCATTATGGACTACTTAAAACGCCTGAACGATCAGGGGAAAACCATTGTTGTCGTCACGCATAATCAGGATATTCTATCCTATTTTACGCGTGTTATTGATTTGAGTAAGACATAG
- a CDS encoding DinB family protein — translation MIDLFLYNWQVREDWFVWCESLAEEELFVKRTGGMESLFQNLVHVVDCELLWINHLIQEPVVYAGREEIRTLEDIRAYSEFTKTVTKPVIDGWNGELEDQIVHITGRNGYVRSFTYGKIIRHLISHEIHHIGQLSIWAREIGRKPVSSDLIIRDY, via the coding sequence TTGATCGATTTGTTTTTGTACAATTGGCAGGTGCGTGAGGATTGGTTTGTGTGGTGTGAGTCTTTGGCGGAGGAAGAGTTGTTTGTGAAACGAACGGGTGGAATGGAAAGTTTGTTTCAGAATCTGGTGCATGTCGTGGATTGTGAGTTGCTCTGGATCAATCATTTGATTCAGGAGCCTGTGGTTTATGCAGGGCGCGAGGAGATTCGCACGCTGGAGGATATAAGGGCTTATTCAGAATTCACGAAGACGGTGACAAAGCCGGTGATTGATGGCTGGAACGGCGAGCTTGAAGATCAGATTGTTCACATCACGGGCAGAAATGGATATGTGCGTTCCTTTACATATGGAAAAATCATCAGACACCTGATTTCACATGAAATTCATCATATTGGACAGCTATCGATTTGGGCGCGGGAGATTGGCAGGAAGCCGGTTTCGTCGGATTTGATTATCAGAGACTACTAA